The following is a genomic window from Carassius gibelio isolate Cgi1373 ecotype wild population from Czech Republic chromosome B7, carGib1.2-hapl.c, whole genome shotgun sequence.
gtgttatgggtgcgggtaaaccgaaggcttgaatccgggcaatcatcgcaaatgacgccattatgtcgagcgcaaaagaaccggtgaaccgttttcttcaactggtttattgaatcgaactgtccgaaagaactactggtgatccgaacaccgatgcaaccggttcttcactcgtgaacgagtcagtctattgttcgttatctggctcggctcggtgttcatcttcacagcagttcagtcaatgtactgtttgagtgcatgcattactccgggatattggtttgtttgaactcagagtgAGTGTctgccacatttaaaaaaaaagttaacataagtcatttgtggattaatgcgtattagagatgcgaaccgtttaaaacgattccgttcaatttggtgaactgaatgattcgttcgcgaaccggatatccagactctctctcacaacagacacggaagagaagacaatgctgaataaagtcgtcgtttttgctatttttggaccaaaatgtattttcgatgcttcaaaaaattccaacggaccctctgatgtcacatggactactttgattatgtttttcttacctttctggacatggacagtataccgtacacacagcttcaatggcgggactgagagctctcggactaaatctaaaatatcttaaactgtgttccgaggataaaaggaggtcttacatatttggaacagcataagggtgagttattaatgacataattttcatttttgggcgaactaaccctttaagaccgaGAGATaaagagaaacagacagataAAAATAGACAAATTTTAGACAATGATGTATGCAAGTGCAAGAACAACCACATTCACATACAGTATGTGGCCAACTTACCATTTTCAGTAAGATAACAGACAGCACAGCACAGCCAGTGAAGAATCCAGCCACCACCATCATGAAGACTGACACGGGTATGCTACTGTTGAGCACGGAGATGGCCGTGATCCAGCCACTGCCAAACAATCATTAGATCACATTAATGCTtgcgagtcaagtcaagtcaccattatttctatagcgctttttacaatgcaGATTGTCTCACAGTGCCTTACAGTATTTTAAACTGGGAAACAGTGAGTCGAAATAGTGTGCTGTTCTCGTCTGGctagacaaaaccagcagtttaatTCTAGGCAGCAACAAAGTCCGATTGTGCAGAGGTTTACTCAGCTTTCAGCACACACATCTCACAAACACAActaaacttaaatatacttaacatagaaaataaattaaaatagttttggaaaaaaaaaaaaaatcccacaccTCTCCTTAACAAGCAGACATTTAGAGCTATTATTCATTCTGTGCTGGATAGGTCTATCAACATTTAATAACGGATTAGAGTTTGGTAGAATATTAACAGTATGAAACTGTACTGTAAATTAAAAAGGCACATTGCTGAGAAGCGTACAGGATATTCACCAGAAATAAATATGACAATGAGGAGGTTCACGGAAAACAGAGAAGACAGCCCACACTCACAGAGAGACCCCAGGAAAATGATCTCTGGCAGATTATGAAGTGGAGATCTGTCGGAAGTACACACAAAGACTCAAATAACACACTTAAAAGATCGCCAGTGATGGAGAACCTCACCTGTTTCCCCAGCCAGGGATCCCCACACTCTGAATGATGTACACTATTACTTGGAATgagaaaatgaagaagaaaaagaagaaattgaAGGAGCTGTCAGATCTGCAATTCAAAAGAAAAAGTTACAGGTGAGATGATGAAACTCAGATGCCTTTCAAGTCAAAACAATAAACCTTGTTATCTTAATAACTGAAGCAGCTTTCAGGACTACAAAGATTACACTGTAACATtacttattgtttttcttttatgacaataaAGCTAAGACGCTACATGCAGAACCATTGTTGGTTTTCATGCTGATTCCATAACATGTCATCTTTCAGACCAGGGGAAAGAACCACCCAAAATACACAATTTAGTGTTGATTTTATTACACGTACATATCTATTTGTATCTGCAGATTTCAATTGCAGTGCATTTCTTTAAAGGCTGTTTTCTCAAAGAAAGTAATTTTCTTTTCTCCGGCACTGAGCCAGAAATCTCTACTTTAGTAGCACTTACAAAAAACTTTGATGTTTTATTCTTCAATCCATcatgaaggtttttacagaatGCTGATACATGTAACATTTaatcataaaaacactttttttttttttttatattttgtattatggAGGTATAAAAGTAAAAACCTGTAGCTATAATATGCCAACAAAATGAAAACGATTTGAGCTTTTTCCAATGTTCAGATACATATTCAaatgagtgcatatttaattagataatacCTTATTTGAATCtttaaagggtcagttcacccaaaattgaaaattctgtcattaattattcaccctcgtgtcgctaagatatttttgattaaatctttgcatgcaaaaagtattattgtagcttcataaaattaaggttgaacctaTAATGTCACAaggactattttaacatttccttactacctttctgggccttgaacatgtcagttgtgttgctgtctatggaggatcagagagctctaggatttcatcaaaaatatcttaatttgtattgcaaagatgaacaaaggtcttacaggtttggaacgactcaagggtgagtaattaatgacagaatattcatttttgggtgaactaaccctttaaacagcattttagaaaaaaatgtaaaacaaaacagtTGAGTTAAATTCTCTATTCACCTGTTGTGACTTTTGTCATTACTGTAATGAGGCTGGCataaaaaatatagttaaaaattaTGACACAATGCAAAATATCAACACTGAACTCACTTAAAAGCTTTGTATACAGGTCGGTACCAGCAGAGGAAAGCAACTGGAGTGAACAAAATAAACCAGAGGATTGAGAGTCCGAAGTCCACTCCATTCTGAACAGAGACACTAAAATACACCAGACAGGCCAGCAGGTTCAGAAACAGTGTCAGACTGTGAtctgttaaaaaaagaagatGTGGTCCGTTATCTAGGTTTACATAGAGCATGATCATTTCCTAAAATGTTTGCCAAAGCATACAACCATACTTCTCGAAATGTTTTGCAGTGTATGTATAGTAGGCAGAGTGGAATGAAATACTCAGACGACTTACAACACTGGGCAAAATTCTGCATCCCATAATGCAATGTACTTGACTTAACCTTTTATTTCCAGTGTGATCAATGAAGCTCAAACCATATGAATTTGCAATCTAACACCACAAAAAAGTtagattttcacacacaaaaaaataaataaatactgcaataCAGTATTATTTCTGATTCATCGCTATACTATTATAGATTTTGTTAACAATTTAAATCAGATTAGGTTTTTACACGTTAGgaagggctttattgtcccaataaggtggcatccatttaataatttgaattcaaATGATAATTTACACAATATGGTATTACTGCATactgtttttataatgcattataatactgaggtgcagataattgccactatttgcaataagtaataggcctataaatagcagaaaatcctgctattttaacagtgttaataTAATCCAtcactatttgcacttagtgtaaatagcctctaTTGGCATTTGCACTTAGTTTAAATAGCATCTATGACtaagaaaatattgtattttcatttagtgttgtgtaaatagcatctaattACTATTTGCACTTAGTTAGTTTGCActatcagttttagttattttaggttaagttttatttatttcaagtaacaaaaatgctttttttaatttacagttttatttttatcttaaaacCCCCTGTAATAACCCCACTGCAGTATAATTATCACAAACTATTCAATTTAGAACAGTCTTTACTGATTACACATCTATGAACTATGCATTCACTTACACATCCAGAGGTAGTACATCATCTTACAAACTCTCTGATATTCCACAGGAATTTCTTCATTAAAATCCTGATAGAAGCAAGGTTTTATGGGGAAAAACTTGGGCAAAGGTGGCCAGTTGTTTTCTTTACCTGAAAACAAAAAATTTCCTTCATGTCAAGAGACCACAGAAGAAAGTGTTACAGCATAGGATCAGTATTAGTGTGGTTTACCCAATGCTGTATTTCGATCCCGGAGCTCCTGCTCTTTACGCTCCAGCTCCGCAGCCTTCTTCTCCAGCTCCGCTTGCTGACGGAGGAGCTCAGCCTGTCCTGCAGCGACACTGGCCTGATGGAGGAAAGAGATAcagttcatgctgcttttgtctTTAGGATGATATGAGTAGTTTACCTTATTTCATGATGTACTAAGATAAATACAGCATGCATTATCATACAAATATCAAGTGCTAAGTATAGTTCAGCATAAACACTGTACTAACTTGTGGAGTGGGCTCCACTGTGGTCTGCAGGACTGCTGGTTGAGAGGCAGTTGATACAGGAATGGTGCGCCCATCCTTAAATGAGAGGGGGGCAaggtttttaaacttttcaaactctTCGATTGTGATTACATACAGAGCACAACAGacgct
Proteins encoded in this region:
- the LOC127961203 gene encoding secretory carrier-associated membrane protein 2, translating into MSGFDNNPFAEPVDVNPFQDPSVTQVTNTAADGIGEFNPFTAGALDGRTIPVSTASQPAVLQTTVEPTPQASVAAGQAELLRQQAELEKKAAELERKEQELRDRNTALGKENNWPPLPKFFPIKPCFYQDFNEEIPVEYQRVCKMMYYLWMYHSLTLFLNLLACLVYFSVSVQNGVDFGLSILWFILFTPVAFLCWYRPVYKAFKSDSSFNFFFFFFIFSFQVIVYIIQSVGIPGWGNSGWITAISVLNSSIPVSVFMMVVAGFFTGCAVLSVILLKMVHSMYRHTGASFQKAQEEFSQGVVTNRTFQSAAATAASSAVQGAFH